The following coding sequences lie in one Synechococcus sp. CC9902 genomic window:
- the rpsT gene encoding 30S ribosomal protein S20 yields the protein MANNNSAKKRIEIAERNRLRNRTYKSSMRTLMKRCFSACDAYGSAPGEEAKASVQASLREAFSKIDKAVKVGVLHRNNGANQKSRLSSAVRKVLEPTS from the coding sequence GTGGCCAATAACAATTCAGCGAAGAAGCGTATAGAGATTGCTGAGCGCAATCGTTTGCGCAACCGCACCTACAAGTCGTCCATGCGCACATTGATGAAGCGCTGCTTCAGTGCTTGCGACGCCTATGGCTCAGCCCCTGGGGAAGAGGCCAAGGCCTCCGTTCAGGCTTCGTTGCGCGAAGCGTTCAGCAAGATCGATAAAGCTGTGAAAGTGGGTGTTCTTCACCGCAACAACGGCGCCAACCAGAAATCCCGGTTGAGCTCCGCTGTGCGCAAGGTTCTCGAACCAACCAGCTGA
- the hisD gene encoding histidinol dehydrogenase, with product MNPNRSLPEKSPAGFSLRIVRDPEQAKGELQRLVQRTAHAQQRDAQSRVDTILSEVRARGDAAVVEFTERFDGFRPNPVAVPQEQLERSWRNLPANLQDALELAHRRITDFHQRQRPSDIATEGPYGERLGRRWRPVDRAGLYVPGGRASYPSTVLMNAVPAKVAGVKEVVICSPAGRDGTVNPVVLAASHLAGVRTVFRLGGAQAIAAMAYGTNSVPKVDVISGPGNLYVTLAKQAVYGQVGIDSLAGPSEVLVIADQSAKPDQVAADLLAQAEHDPLAAAVLITTNPALAEQIPHEIEQQLEGHPRREICEASISNWGLVVVCDDLESCAELSDSFAPEHLELLVERPQALAERIQHAGAIFLGPWSPEAVGDYLAGPNHTLPTCGAARFSGALSVETFMRHTSLIGFNRAALEATGSAVQELATSEGLHSHAESVRRRLN from the coding sequence ATGAACCCAAATCGTTCCTTGCCTGAGAAGAGTCCGGCGGGTTTTTCACTCCGCATCGTGCGAGATCCGGAGCAGGCCAAAGGAGAACTCCAGCGCCTCGTCCAACGGACGGCTCATGCCCAACAACGAGATGCACAGTCACGTGTGGACACGATTCTGTCCGAAGTCCGAGCCCGGGGGGATGCCGCAGTTGTCGAATTCACAGAGCGCTTTGACGGCTTCCGTCCAAATCCGGTCGCTGTTCCCCAGGAGCAGCTCGAGCGTTCATGGCGCAACCTGCCGGCCAACCTTCAGGACGCCCTAGAGCTCGCGCATCGGCGCATCACCGACTTTCATCAACGTCAGCGGCCATCGGATATCGCCACCGAGGGGCCCTATGGAGAACGGCTTGGACGCCGCTGGAGGCCGGTGGATCGAGCTGGTTTATACGTGCCAGGAGGTCGAGCCTCGTATCCCAGCACAGTCTTGATGAATGCTGTACCAGCGAAGGTTGCTGGGGTCAAAGAGGTTGTGATCTGTTCGCCGGCAGGTCGCGACGGAACGGTCAATCCGGTGGTTCTCGCGGCCTCGCATCTCGCAGGGGTTCGAACCGTCTTTCGCCTTGGTGGGGCCCAAGCGATCGCAGCTATGGCCTACGGAACAAACAGCGTTCCCAAGGTGGACGTGATCAGCGGACCTGGAAATCTCTACGTCACCTTGGCCAAACAAGCTGTCTATGGCCAAGTGGGCATCGACTCCCTGGCGGGGCCTAGTGAAGTTTTAGTGATCGCTGATCAAAGCGCCAAACCTGATCAAGTTGCCGCAGACCTGTTAGCCCAAGCCGAGCATGATCCGCTCGCCGCTGCGGTTCTGATCACCACCAATCCAGCCTTGGCTGAGCAGATTCCCCATGAAATCGAGCAACAACTCGAGGGGCACCCGCGCCGCGAAATCTGCGAGGCCTCAATCAGCAACTGGGGGTTGGTGGTGGTCTGCGACGACCTCGAAAGCTGCGCCGAGTTGAGCGACAGCTTCGCTCCAGAGCATTTGGAACTGTTGGTGGAACGTCCCCAGGCGTTGGCTGAACGGATCCAACATGCCGGTGCCATTTTTCTGGGCCCTTGGTCACCGGAGGCGGTTGGTGATTATTTAGCCGGTCCGAATCACACCCTGCCCACCTGTGGCGCAGCTCGTTTTAGTGGAGCCCTAAGTGTTGAAACATTCATGCGTCACACGTCTTTGATCGGTTTTAACCGCGCGGCCCTTGAAGCCACAGGATCAGCTGTTCAAGAACTGGCGACGAGCGAAGGACTCCATAGCCATGCCGAATCCGTAAGGCGTCGGCTCAACTAA